The genomic stretch TCGTTGGTGCGTAGAACTGCCCGCCAAGTTCCCGGAGCCGTCGCCCGCCGATGATCACGCGCGCGCCACCGGCCACGGCCTCGTTGACCTGCGTCTCCACGATCTCGATCTGAAAGGGCGTGGTCACCGCCGCCAGCGTAGAAAGCACCGGACGGCCAGCCGGGTCAAGCAGATGCTCCTGAACAGCGCGTTTCATCTCCTCCAGCAGCCGGTCCGCCACCTGCCGGACAACGATGACCCGCTCCACTGAAGCGCATGTCTGCCCGGCGTTGAACATCCCCGCCCAGATGATCCCCCTGGCCGTATGCGGGATGTCCGCATCTTCCAGCACCAGGGCAGCATCTTTGCCACCCAGTTCTAGCATTGTTGGGATCAGCTTTTCGGCGGCGGCGCGGGCGATCTTCTTGCCGGTTGGCACACTGCCCGTAAAGGCGATCTTGTCAGGATGAGCCTCGATCAAAGCCTTGCCCACTGCCCCATCGCCATGGAGGATATGAAATACTTCCGGGGGGATGCCCGCCTCGGCGATCGCTGCCGCGATGACCTCGCCTACCTGGGTGGCGTATTCTGAGGGTTTATAGATCACGCTGTTGCCGGCCAGTAACGCCCCCACAATCGGGCCAACCGACAGGAACAGCGGGTAATTCCAGGGCGAGATGACCAGCACCACGCCGTACGGCCGGCGCTCGATCACAAAGCGACGATGAGGCTGCAACCGCACGGTCACCGGCACCGGCGCAAGCACCCGCTCGCCAATCCGGAGATAGTGGTCGACCATCTCCATCACGGCCAGGTGCTCGAACTGTGCTTCCGCCAGGACTTTGCCCTGCTCAGCCATGAGGGTGCTGATGATGCGTTCCCGCTGGCGGTACAGGGCGTCGCGCAGGGCGCGGATAAAGACTAGCCGCCGCTGGACGCCGATCCCTTCCCAGGCGATCTGGCCCAGTCGCGCCTCGGCAAAGGCCGTCTGGATGTGCAGCGGAGTAGCCACCGAGACCTGGCCCAGAACATCGCCGGTGCGAGGGGAATGGGCAACAATCACCCGGGAAGCAATGTGAACCCTAGGTTGGCTACCATCCCCTTTTTCGATAGCGGTCGGAGGGTGTTCCCGTGAAACGGCCATTCAACGCCTCCCCCGAGGATGGCTCTTACGGCAATGATGCTGGCGAACACCGGCAAGTTGTAACATGGGCTACTGCTAAGGGCAACTGTCCGAAGGCTTCTCCCGCATGGTTGGCCCGTCAGCCTGGAGGGTTCAAAACGGGCCCAGGACCGACCGGTCAACTCACCGCGCGTCCGCGGGGCAAAGCGCGGCGGCTCCGCTGGGCCTGCTTGAGCAGGCGCAGCCAACTCCGGGCGTACCGCTGGCGGCTGTCCGCCTGCTCCTGAAACAGTTCCACTGCCGTCGTCATCTCGCGGATGGCGTCGTCCAGTTCTTCCAGCCGGACGTAACACAGCCCCAGGTAGTAGTTTATCTCCGGGCGCGACGGCGCCTGCAGATGAGCCGCGG from Anaerolineae bacterium encodes the following:
- a CDS encoding aldehyde dehydrogenase family protein, whose translation is MAVSREHPPTAIEKGDGSQPRVHIASRVIVAHSPRTGDVLGQVSVATPLHIQTAFAEARLGQIAWEGIGVQRRLVFIRALRDALYRQRERIISTLMAEQGKVLAEAQFEHLAVMEMVDHYLRIGERVLAPVPVTVRLQPHRRFVIERRPYGVVLVISPWNYPLFLSVGPIVGALLAGNSVIYKPSEYATQVGEVIAAAIAEAGIPPEVFHILHGDGAVGKALIEAHPDKIAFTGSVPTGKKIARAAAEKLIPTMLELGGKDAALVLEDADIPHTARGIIWAGMFNAGQTCASVERVIVVRQVADRLLEEMKRAVQEHLLDPAGRPVLSTLAAVTTPFQIEIVETQVNEAVAGGARVIIGGRRLRELGGQFYAPTILADVTPEMRICREETFGPVVAVLQAKDEQDAIRLNNDSAFGLTASVWTRDRERGLRVARQLRVGHVSVNSHLVISGISEVPWGGVKESGYGRMHGEEGLLQMTCSQTVDVERVRLPVEPFWYPYHLAKLSLARRLVDALYGPTLKDRLRAFWR